A single genomic interval of Flectobacillus major DSM 103 harbors:
- a CDS encoding RHS repeat protein, with product MKTFFLRLTLVILATCTTSLLFSQSCPSPTIVGTRTTCSGKDLNLSATGCTATVLWYTKNPATNPNIKPFDMGANIVVSKAGTSSTIYARCENSTCKSDAASFAINVLAKSTKSNALFSYGANTVCQASGILSPIKKNANTLLGRFICGDSTNISIDVDGNINTLKSKAGVYYISNVVEINECLTLRHLERIRIKACTPTEVCPTAQFKLISKVYDLSDSTSYRPIMDSTARAGEWSITAKMPLNLDGSFTPSQLAVGKYLLTNTLAASKTCKKQSYSDTIQIVESRTKGPGITAEIAATSSPSSYLPSVTPPSPNAASLGKYGDMPVNFYTGQPSTSIPLYTINSGDIVVPISLSYHHGGIRVEEEASNVGLGWALNTGGVITRTIRNLDDLRSKGIPFKPLASNPETDPYVKANITDSGWGFPGIDTEPDIFYYNIGGESGKFILETSTGFPLKGITLNKSDVSITCSLVSGATTPPAYGTLPKYRWVIKLSNGIIYTFEEQEVAVTVYGPGGSPQGYENSDYSTMPVLGYNSMRNGQLITSWYLSKINSPNTQDEVIFNYDQTSAYYSTSRLAANEVYFNSGVEPQADGNCMSPYTLIPKAGGFNYSATITRNAYLKSIVFDKGASSVNFSLSDREDIQQYVFGANSPTAIYLGNIDDRSYPNLPKKPQKIDAISVLSGSTEVKVWQLTYSYFNSNVVDMVQNPTVTQINKKFNNLRLRLDGLREKENSGSNTLPGYKFSYSGDVVNSSGQVTSPVVLPSKTSWAKDYWGYYNGKVANNSTINTHIIPKLVYPKMYGSKDLFTLEYKFVLMGFGNTLDIGIDREVDPNYAKYGTLQAIIYPTGGNTQFEYESHKAWGGAGDVERITLSSYGNNQSSILTVPPYTGDVQYMADIKYTLSCSTPPNSGGTVCGPSGVNDTNSNTWYAKITSTANPNFRLRTYLDWVYRTCTYCNRVIEEQGIPMPTGNYQVFTNAPSSAFLPIPSVTLTLNKYYPTDYKEVAVGGLRIAKITDKDNANIAKTKVFVYTKESGSTSGKQMRPAIKFITGYKEQLRIQEEASVFMNNGMWTPNCVNKYWAVEMNAYSLSPLGNSASGSAIGYDRVVVQEQGMNNGKTVYEYINQADEVPSSVLFPDIPTTQYLGNGMLTKEIYYNAAGNKVKEVLYEPTLKPNTTTFYTGMKCLMGGNLNTSGLQLAKVYYKVKAEFWYNASTTEKTYFENNTTTVINRSYYTASNHYQITKRENIDAKANTLATIYSYPKDMVALNKDPNGIYAGMVSNNIVSPVIEETTTNASVQTSYKITSYKKWNNIFYAPETIKTQIATTDPLRTEVTFNSYSTSGKPLSYTDKGGLTTTMTWWNDSDITKYNFLKTKTVNALTTSYDYWPLIGLKSIVDPSGKTTSFVYDSFGRLTASKDLDNNYLSATSYHYTASSTYVPNCTVAAPIISIGSNTTCSSTLSASNCSGTVLWSNGMTGSNISLPSQVTQNITALCSSNGCNSTASNEVVFPILPTGWKTQDVGRPVTGGCTQYNNPTLTLNGSGLVWGNTDTFHWVYKNYSGDITLITKISSMPAIDGRRSGIMIRTSNAPDAPFFEIILDGNGNVGKLKRRDIAGSVEFVGYAPSPVGQTWLKLEKIGNQLKVYYKNDTQTSWNDFGWDNPTENNNIGSNFLIGLTVRDNNGATNVTSFTNTTINGLAF from the coding sequence ATGAAAACTTTTTTTCTACGACTAACGCTAGTTATTCTAGCTACATGCACGACTTCGTTGCTATTTTCACAGTCATGTCCAAGTCCAACTATTGTAGGTACTCGAACCACTTGCTCTGGAAAAGACTTAAATCTGTCAGCTACAGGATGTACCGCTACTGTTTTATGGTACACCAAAAACCCTGCTACAAACCCTAATATAAAACCCTTTGATATGGGGGCGAATATTGTAGTGTCAAAAGCTGGTACAAGCAGTACAATCTATGCTCGATGTGAGAATAGCACCTGTAAAAGTGATGCTGCTTCGTTTGCTATCAATGTGCTTGCAAAAAGTACAAAAAGTAATGCTCTTTTTTCGTACGGAGCTAATACGGTATGTCAAGCATCGGGTATTTTGTCTCCAATCAAAAAAAATGCTAATACGCTTTTAGGGCGATTTATTTGTGGTGATTCTACCAACATAAGCATCGATGTTGATGGAAATATCAATACCCTAAAAAGTAAAGCGGGGGTTTATTATATCAGCAACGTGGTAGAAATAAACGAATGTTTAACGCTTAGGCATCTTGAACGAATCAGGATCAAAGCATGTACACCAACCGAAGTATGTCCTACGGCTCAATTTAAACTTATCAGTAAAGTCTACGATTTGTCAGATAGTACAAGCTATCGCCCAATCATGGATAGTACTGCTCGGGCTGGCGAGTGGAGTATTACAGCCAAAATGCCTCTTAATTTAGATGGAAGCTTTACACCATCTCAGCTTGCTGTGGGTAAATACCTATTAACCAATACTTTGGCTGCTTCAAAAACCTGTAAAAAACAAAGCTATTCCGATACAATTCAGATAGTAGAGTCTCGAACAAAAGGCCCTGGTATTACAGCCGAAATAGCAGCCACAAGTTCGCCTTCAAGCTATTTGCCGAGTGTTACGCCACCGTCTCCTAATGCAGCATCTTTAGGTAAATATGGTGATATGCCCGTTAACTTTTATACAGGACAGCCATCTACGTCTATTCCTTTGTATACCATCAATTCGGGAGACATTGTTGTGCCTATTAGCCTTAGTTATCATCATGGTGGTATCAGGGTAGAAGAAGAAGCGTCTAATGTTGGACTTGGGTGGGCACTCAATACTGGCGGAGTTATCACTAGGACTATCAGGAATTTAGATGATCTGAGAAGTAAAGGTATTCCCTTCAAACCTTTGGCTAGCAATCCTGAAACAGACCCTTACGTAAAAGCAAATATTACAGATTCGGGATGGGGCTTTCCGGGGATAGATACAGAACCAGATATTTTCTATTATAATATCGGAGGAGAATCGGGCAAATTTATTTTAGAAACATCTACAGGATTTCCTCTGAAAGGAATCACACTTAATAAATCAGATGTGTCGATTACATGTAGCCTAGTGTCAGGGGCAACTACACCTCCTGCTTATGGTACTTTACCTAAATACAGATGGGTAATAAAACTAAGCAATGGCATAATATATACTTTTGAAGAACAAGAAGTTGCTGTTACAGTATATGGCCCAGGAGGTTCTCCACAAGGATATGAAAACTCAGACTATAGTACTATGCCTGTATTAGGCTATAACTCTATGCGTAATGGTCAACTTATTACATCATGGTATTTAAGTAAAATAAACTCTCCAAATACCCAAGATGAGGTTATCTTCAACTATGACCAAACTTCGGCCTACTATTCAACAAGTAGGTTAGCGGCCAATGAAGTCTACTTTAATTCTGGCGTTGAGCCTCAAGCTGATGGCAATTGTATGAGCCCTTATACATTAATCCCTAAGGCTGGTGGGTTTAATTATTCGGCTACTATTACACGAAATGCCTATTTAAAAAGTATTGTTTTTGATAAAGGGGCAAGCTCTGTTAACTTCTCATTGTCTGATAGAGAGGATATTCAGCAGTATGTTTTTGGAGCAAATAGCCCTACCGCCATTTACCTAGGTAATATAGATGATAGAAGCTATCCTAATTTACCTAAAAAGCCACAAAAAATCGATGCAATCAGTGTTCTATCGGGAAGTACCGAAGTAAAAGTATGGCAATTGACATATAGCTATTTTAATAGCAATGTTGTTGATATGGTACAGAATCCAACTGTAACACAAATCAATAAAAAGTTTAATAACCTGAGATTGCGTTTGGACGGACTCAGAGAAAAAGAAAATAGTGGATCTAATACACTGCCAGGCTACAAGTTTTCCTATTCGGGCGATGTAGTCAATAGCAGTGGGCAAGTTACATCGCCTGTGGTATTACCCTCAAAAACGTCATGGGCTAAAGACTATTGGGGGTACTACAATGGCAAAGTAGCTAACAATAGTACCATCAATACCCATATTATTCCTAAGCTAGTATATCCTAAAATGTATGGTAGCAAAGATTTATTTACACTTGAATATAAATTTGTTTTAATGGGTTTTGGTAACACGCTCGATATTGGTATCGATAGAGAGGTTGACCCTAATTATGCAAAATACGGCACGCTACAAGCAATTATTTATCCAACAGGAGGAAATACTCAATTTGAATATGAATCGCACAAAGCTTGGGGTGGGGCAGGCGATGTTGAAAGAATTACGCTTTCTTCTTATGGTAATAATCAATCTTCAATATTAACAGTGCCTCCTTATACTGGAGATGTACAATATATGGCCGATATTAAGTATACTCTTAGCTGCTCAACACCTCCAAATAGCGGTGGAACTGTCTGTGGGCCATCAGGAGTAAATGATACTAATAGTAATACTTGGTATGCCAAAATTACTAGTACGGCTAATCCTAATTTTAGACTTAGGACTTATCTGGACTGGGTGTACAGAACTTGTACTTATTGTAATAGAGTCATCGAAGAGCAGGGTATTCCAATGCCTACAGGAAACTATCAGGTATTTACTAATGCCCCAAGCTCTGCTTTTCTTCCAATTCCATCTGTCACATTAACTTTAAATAAATATTATCCTACCGATTACAAAGAGGTAGCCGTAGGAGGCCTCCGTATTGCTAAGATTACAGACAAGGATAATGCTAATATTGCCAAAACAAAGGTATTTGTTTATACAAAAGAAAGTGGAAGTACTTCTGGCAAACAAATGCGTCCAGCTATCAAGTTTATAACAGGATACAAAGAACAACTCCGTATTCAAGAAGAGGCATCGGTATTTATGAATAATGGTATGTGGACTCCTAACTGTGTCAACAAATATTGGGCTGTAGAAATGAATGCCTATAGCCTTTCGCCATTGGGCAATTCTGCTAGTGGAAGTGCTATTGGTTATGATAGGGTGGTTGTTCAAGAACAAGGAATGAATAATGGAAAAACGGTTTATGAATATATAAATCAAGCCGATGAAGTACCTAGTAGCGTACTATTTCCTGATATACCAACCACACAGTATTTGGGAAATGGGATGTTGACCAAGGAAATATACTATAATGCCGCTGGCAATAAGGTTAAGGAGGTTTTGTATGAACCTACCTTAAAACCTAACACAACCACTTTCTACACAGGAATGAAATGCCTAATGGGGGGTAATCTTAATACCTCTGGCTTACAACTTGCAAAAGTTTATTATAAGGTTAAAGCTGAGTTTTGGTACAATGCTTCTACAACAGAAAAAACCTATTTTGAAAATAACACTACCACTGTTATTAATAGAAGTTATTATACTGCTAGTAATCATTACCAAATAACCAAGCGTGAAAACATAGATGCTAAAGCTAATACTTTGGCTACTATCTATAGCTACCCCAAAGATATGGTTGCTCTTAATAAAGACCCCAATGGTATCTATGCAGGCATGGTCAGTAACAATATCGTAAGTCCTGTAATTGAGGAAACAACAACCAACGCTTCAGTACAAACCTCATACAAAATTACCTCTTATAAAAAATGGAATAATATATTTTATGCCCCCGAAACCATCAAAACTCAGATAGCTACAACCGACCCACTGAGAACGGAAGTTACTTTTAATAGTTATAGTACATCTGGTAAACCTTTAAGCTATACCGATAAAGGGGGCTTAACTACCACTATGACTTGGTGGAATGACTCTGATATAACAAAATACAATTTCCTTAAAACAAAAACTGTTAATGCTCTTACCACAAGCTACGATTATTGGCCACTTATCGGACTAAAATCTATAGTAGACCCATCTGGAAAAACCACCTCTTTTGTGTATGATTCTTTTGGAAGGCTTACTGCATCCAAAGACCTAGACAATAACTATTTAAGTGCTACATCTTACCATTATACAGCCTCAAGTACTTATGTGCCAAACTGTACTGTAGCGGCTCCAATTATATCCATTGGAAGTAATACCACTTGCTCGTCTACATTATCTGCAAGTAATTGTTCAGGAACAGTATTGTGGAGCAACGGTATGACAGGAAGCAATATATCCTTACCGTCTCAGGTTACCCAAAATATTACCGCTTTATGTTCAAGCAATGGCTGTAACAGCACTGCTTCTAACGAAGTTGTATTTCCTATTTTACCAACAGGGTGGAAAACTCAGGACGTAGGAAGACCTGTTACTGGGGGGTGTACTCAGTATAATAATCCAACCCTGACACTCAATGGCAGTGGCTTGGTATGGGGCAATACAGATACCTTCCATTGGGTGTACAAAAACTATTCGGGAGATATTACCCTTATTACCAAAATAAGTAGTATGCCCGCTATTGATGGTCGACGTTCGGGCATTATGATTCGTACTTCTAATGCTCCTGATGCCCCTTTCTTTGAGATTATATTAGATGGCAATGGCAATGTTGGGAAACTAAAACGACGAGATATTGCAGGAAGCGTAGAGTTTGTGGGCTATGCTCCATCACCTGTTGGACAAACATGGCTAAAACTAGAGAAAATAGGAAACCAATTGAAGGTATATTACAAAAACGATACCCAAACTTCGTGGAATGATTTTGGCTGGGATAACCCCACCGAAAATAATAACATAGGTAGCAATTTTTTAATTGGCCTAACTGTAAGGGACAATAACGGAGCAACCAACGTAACTAGTTTTACCAATACAACCATCAATGGACTAGCTTTTTAG
- a CDS encoding family 78 glycoside hydrolase catalytic domain: MKKYTSLFVILWLLVGFPTFANFSLQKLQVNYQTTPLGTDLPIPQFSWQMKASDTQKGYLQTAYQIIVTDEKNTIVWDSKPVKSGVSHAIQYAGKTLQPTTKYTWKLLVWDNFGKMASAYSWFETGLMNPKIEAWSGAKWIGGDNNDLILYSHYLSVYKLQFALQLEQASNSTKAAFIFGANDSRLMNKNLNLMSQQNQTNEGYIALELDISGLNNSSDGLAKFHIYRVGYAPTDKVNEPFKSVNIPLSVINQANKYSKHSIYATCNFGIFEFFIDGTDEPHRLKDSSSEPVSRFSPRGINLNPIGSGNNYISFPMLADIGFKVDANQTAFFSDIQIKNFRLPANTLFSEDLRQSPYQGIFQSPQIAIEENSYRVKGNTFFTVNPSKNAAPMLRSTFDIAPKPIKKARLYVTARGIYEVYLNGQRVSNDFFNPGLTQYNKHQMYQTYDITTALGKGKNAIGAWLSEGWWSGNITYSGENWNFFGDRQSFLSKLVITYTDGQEQVITSNTKDWQIFTDGPVRYGSFFQGEVYDANKEALIKNWATASYQPLNWKPVVEVPLEGTSYNEGNKQNALNYNDFQLIGQIGENATLVKTLAAQSVEEVRPHIFVYDMGQNMVGFPSISIKNGKKGQIINLRYAEIKYPHLPDYKGNEGMVMMENIRAALTQDQYVLKGGNEVIQPRFTFHGYRYVEITGLTQPISPDNVKGLVISSVDKLSSSYETSNPLVNKLWQNITWSLRSNFLSIPTDTPARNERMGWSGDISVFSKSATYLTDANLFLRRHLLAMRDIQPDNGRFTDVAPVGGGFGGTLWGSAGIVVAWETYRQYGDIQLLAEHYAAMKRYIQFLETKVDKPTGILNEGPLGDWLSPEGNKNDNTLFWMAYFAYDLDLISQIATVLGKTDEATQFHQRMTEIKQAWNNIYVDKNTHKTIKSGVKTGFIGPPNQQQGADKSDKGQLIDTQASYAIPLALGVFNEENQPFAKALLQASIVRKNKDDDNIERPPFSLMTGFIGTASINEALSANGSHDLAYGLLVNKEYPSWLYSVVNGATSIWERLNSYTIENGFGSNNSMNSFNHYSFGAVAAWMYNYSLGIQRHPQQAGFKKFILMPTPDPNKAITYAKGYYDSIYGRISSEWKIENNQFLYNTSVPANTSATLYLPAKNLSQVTEQGKAIQTWKNVKIENGMAVIPLLSGNYSFVVAW, encoded by the coding sequence ATGAAAAAATACACATCATTATTCGTTATTTTATGGCTCTTGGTTGGTTTTCCTACTTTTGCCAATTTTTCTTTACAAAAACTTCAGGTAAATTATCAGACTACTCCTTTGGGTACAGATTTACCTATTCCTCAGTTTTCTTGGCAAATGAAAGCCAGCGATACCCAAAAAGGATACCTTCAAACGGCTTATCAAATTATCGTTACCGACGAAAAAAATACTATTGTATGGGACAGCAAACCCGTTAAATCGGGGGTTTCCCATGCTATTCAGTATGCAGGAAAAACATTGCAACCTACCACAAAATATACTTGGAAGCTACTGGTATGGGATAATTTTGGAAAAATGGCAAGTGCCTATTCTTGGTTTGAAACGGGCTTGATGAACCCCAAGATTGAGGCGTGGTCGGGTGCTAAGTGGATAGGTGGCGACAACAACGATTTGATTTTGTATTCACATTATTTGTCGGTATACAAGTTACAATTTGCCCTACAACTAGAGCAGGCTAGCAATAGCACCAAGGCAGCCTTTATTTTTGGAGCAAACGACAGTCGTTTGATGAACAAAAATTTGAATTTGATGAGTCAACAAAACCAAACAAACGAAGGTTATATTGCCTTAGAACTTGATATTTCGGGGCTAAATAATAGTTCAGATGGCTTGGCAAAATTCCATATTTATCGGGTAGGATACGCCCCAACCGACAAAGTAAATGAACCATTTAAAAGCGTTAATATTCCTCTGTCGGTTATCAATCAGGCCAATAAATATAGTAAACATAGTATTTATGCAACCTGTAATTTTGGTATTTTTGAGTTTTTTATAGATGGTACCGACGAACCTCATCGACTCAAAGACTCTTCTTCCGAGCCAGTGTCAAGGTTTTCGCCTCGTGGTATCAACCTCAATCCTATAGGCAGTGGCAATAACTATATTAGTTTTCCGATGCTAGCCGATATTGGCTTCAAAGTAGATGCCAATCAAACAGCTTTTTTTTCCGATATTCAAATCAAAAACTTTAGGCTGCCCGCCAATACATTGTTTTCGGAAGACCTACGCCAAAGCCCCTATCAAGGTATTTTTCAATCGCCCCAAATTGCTATCGAAGAAAATAGCTATCGGGTAAAAGGAAATACTTTTTTTACGGTCAATCCTAGTAAAAATGCTGCTCCAATGCTTAGAAGTACATTTGATATTGCCCCGAAGCCTATCAAAAAGGCCCGACTTTATGTAACCGCACGGGGTATTTATGAAGTGTATCTCAATGGTCAACGAGTTAGCAATGACTTTTTTAACCCTGGCCTAACCCAATATAACAAACACCAAATGTACCAAACATACGATATTACGACAGCATTGGGCAAAGGAAAAAATGCTATTGGTGCATGGCTGAGCGAAGGCTGGTGGAGTGGTAATATTACTTACAGTGGCGAAAATTGGAATTTCTTTGGCGACCGCCAATCTTTTTTATCAAAATTGGTTATCACTTATACCGATGGCCAAGAGCAGGTAATTACGTCTAATACAAAAGATTGGCAAATATTTACAGACGGCCCAGTTCGCTATGGTTCGTTTTTTCAAGGCGAGGTGTACGATGCCAACAAAGAAGCTCTCATAAAAAATTGGGCTACTGCTTCGTATCAACCTTTGAATTGGAAACCTGTGGTTGAAGTTCCTTTGGAAGGTACAAGTTATAACGAAGGCAACAAACAGAATGCCCTCAATTACAACGATTTTCAGCTTATTGGACAAATCGGCGAAAATGCTACGCTGGTCAAAACCCTTGCCGCACAAAGTGTAGAAGAAGTAAGACCCCATATTTTTGTGTACGATATGGGACAAAATATGGTTGGGTTTCCAAGTATTTCTATCAAAAATGGAAAAAAAGGACAAATCATCAATTTGCGTTATGCCGAAATAAAATATCCACACCTACCCGATTATAAAGGCAACGAAGGGATGGTTATGATGGAGAATATCCGTGCCGCTCTGACACAAGACCAGTATGTCTTGAAGGGTGGCAACGAAGTTATACAACCTCGATTTACCTTTCATGGCTACCGCTATGTCGAAATTACAGGACTAACACAACCTATTAGCCCCGACAATGTAAAAGGGCTGGTTATCAGCTCGGTAGATAAGTTGTCGTCTAGTTATGAAACTTCTAACCCATTAGTAAATAAGCTTTGGCAAAATATTACATGGTCATTGAGAAGCAACTTTTTATCTATCCCAACCGATACTCCAGCCAGAAACGAACGCATGGGCTGGAGTGGCGATATTTCGGTATTCTCGAAAAGTGCTACCTATTTGACCGATGCCAATTTGTTTTTAAGAAGGCATTTGTTAGCAATGCGTGATATTCAACCCGACAATGGCCGTTTTACAGATGTTGCTCCTGTAGGTGGCGGATTTGGAGGTACGCTTTGGGGTAGTGCTGGTATTGTGGTAGCATGGGAAACCTATCGACAATATGGTGATATACAATTATTGGCCGAACACTATGCTGCCATGAAACGGTATATTCAGTTTTTGGAAACGAAGGTAGATAAACCAACAGGCATACTCAACGAAGGCCCACTCGGCGACTGGCTAAGTCCAGAGGGGAACAAAAACGACAATACCTTATTTTGGATGGCCTATTTTGCTTACGATTTAGACCTTATAAGCCAAATAGCAACAGTACTAGGAAAAACCGATGAAGCTACACAGTTTCATCAACGTATGACAGAAATCAAGCAAGCTTGGAACAATATTTATGTAGATAAAAATACGCATAAAACCATAAAGTCGGGTGTAAAAACAGGTTTTATAGGGCCTCCAAACCAACAACAGGGAGCCGATAAATCAGATAAAGGCCAGTTGATAGACACCCAAGCCTCTTATGCAATCCCTTTAGCCTTGGGTGTTTTCAATGAAGAAAATCAGCCTTTTGCCAAAGCACTATTACAAGCTAGTATTGTTCGTAAAAATAAAGATGATGATAATATAGAACGCCCTCCGTTTTCGCTTATGACAGGTTTTATTGGTACAGCGTCTATCAATGAAGCTCTTTCGGCCAATGGCAGCCATGATTTGGCTTATGGCCTTTTGGTCAATAAAGAATATCCTTCGTGGTTATATTCAGTAGTTAATGGAGCTACTTCTATTTGGGAACGCCTCAATTCATATACCATAGAAAATGGTTTTGGGAGCAACAATAGTATGAATTCTTTTAATCACTATTCCTTCGGAGCTGTGGCGGCATGGATGTATAATTACTCGTTAGGTATTCAGCGTCATCCACAGCAAGCGGGCTTCAAAAAATTTATCCTTATGCCTACACCCGACCCCAATAAAGCTATTACTTATGCAAAAGGGTATTACGATTCTATTTACGGGCGTATCTCAAGCGAATGGAAAATAGAAAACAACCAATTTTTATACAATACCTCTGTACCTGCTAATACTTCAGCAACATTGTATTTGCCAGCCAAAAATCTTAGCCAAGTTACCGAGCAAGGTAAGGCTATTCAAACATGGAAAAATGTAAAAATAGAAAATGGTATGGCTGTAATACCTTTATTGTCGGGTAATTATTCGTTTGTGGTTGCGTGGTAA
- a CDS encoding alpha/beta hydrolase, with the protein MKTPTTLAYAAKNYTGFSFIKSLVFVSLLLISNSLLAQAPFYANDPHLDKEVKEFLKAVNSGGTPVEQLSKQDARNVLVNAQKAFKVDMSGVDISEKTIKADGYTLTLNIVRPTGIKGKLPAFIFIHGGGWILGDFPTHQRMVRDLSVLSGFVGIFVNYTPSPEARYPQAINEIYAATKWVAAHGHEINVDGDNLAIVGNSVGGNMSTVTAIKAKENNGPKIRVQILMWPVVDANFETESYKQFGQDRFLTTPLMKWMFDQYTTDENQRKEIYISPLNATVEQLKGLPPTLIQVAENDILRDAAEDYGRKLNQAGVPVTTVRYNGTIHDFGLLNALATQPSTRSAFVQAAAELKKYLGK; encoded by the coding sequence ATGAAAACTCCAACAACACTTGCTTACGCAGCCAAGAATTACACAGGATTTAGTTTTATCAAAAGTTTGGTATTCGTTTCATTACTATTGATAAGTAACTCACTATTGGCACAAGCTCCTTTTTATGCTAATGACCCACACTTAGATAAAGAGGTAAAAGAATTTTTGAAAGCAGTCAATAGCGGTGGTACTCCCGTAGAGCAATTATCAAAACAAGATGCTAGAAATGTATTAGTCAACGCACAGAAGGCATTTAAGGTAGATATGTCGGGGGTTGATATTAGCGAAAAAACTATCAAGGCCGATGGCTATACCCTAACACTCAATATTGTTCGGCCAACTGGTATAAAAGGTAAACTCCCCGCTTTTATATTTATTCATGGTGGTGGCTGGATATTGGGCGACTTCCCAACACACCAGCGTATGGTTCGTGATTTATCGGTACTTTCTGGCTTTGTAGGTATTTTTGTAAACTACACGCCATCGCCAGAAGCACGCTATCCACAAGCTATTAACGAAATTTATGCAGCTACTAAATGGGTGGCCGCTCATGGCCACGAAATCAACGTAGATGGCGATAACTTGGCTATTGTAGGTAATAGCGTAGGAGGCAATATGAGTACCGTAACAGCTATCAAAGCCAAAGAAAATAATGGCCCTAAAATCAGAGTGCAGATTTTGATGTGGCCTGTGGTTGATGCTAATTTTGAAACAGAATCATACAAGCAGTTTGGACAAGACCGCTTTTTGACTACTCCTTTAATGAAATGGATGTTTGACCAATATACAACAGATGAAAACCAACGCAAAGAGATTTATATTTCGCCACTCAATGCCACTGTAGAGCAGTTGAAAGGTTTGCCACCAACCTTGATACAAGTTGCCGAAAATGATATTTTAAGAGATGCTGCCGAAGACTACGGCCGTAAACTCAACCAAGCGGGTGTTCCTGTAACTACTGTTCGCTACAATGGTACAATTCACGACTTCGGTCTTTTAAATGCTCTAGCTACACAACCTTCTACCCGCTCGGCTTTTGTACAGGCTGCGGCAGAATTAAAAAAATACTTAGGCAAATAA
- a CDS encoding ring-cleaving dioxygenase codes for MEDRILGIHHITAIAGDAKRNFDFYTQTLGLRFIKKTVNFDDPHTYHFYFGDESGSAGTILTFFPWGERVHRGRKGAGMATEIGYSVPKGSLDFWAKRFEEHNVIYNKPSVKFGEKYLTFLDPDGLKLELIESETPDNRTPWETDEIKKEVATKGFHNITITLNDVAPTAAILTEVFDYKLFKKEGNRYRYITDAVENAAIVDLVELPDEHRGLVAGGIVHHVAFRVKNDEVLMKFRAKIESLGLNITPQIDRNYFHSLYFREPGGVLFEIATDNPGFTVDEPLEELGQNLKLPAQYESRRKDIEKHLVSLI; via the coding sequence ATGGAAGATAGAATTTTAGGCATACATCATATTACAGCGATAGCTGGAGATGCCAAACGCAATTTTGATTTTTACACTCAAACTTTGGGACTTCGTTTCATCAAAAAAACGGTCAATTTTGACGACCCACATACGTATCACTTTTATTTTGGTGACGAATCTGGTAGTGCTGGTACAATTCTTACCTTTTTCCCTTGGGGCGAGCGTGTTCACCGAGGTAGAAAAGGAGCTGGTATGGCTACCGAAATCGGTTATTCTGTACCAAAAGGAAGCCTTGATTTTTGGGCAAAACGTTTTGAAGAACATAATGTGATTTATAATAAACCTTCGGTAAAATTTGGTGAAAAGTATTTGACTTTCCTCGACCCCGACGGACTAAAACTAGAGCTGATTGAATCGGAAACACCCGATAATCGTACACCTTGGGAAACCGACGAAATCAAAAAAGAAGTCGCTACCAAGGGTTTTCATAACATTACTATCACACTAAACGATGTTGCCCCTACAGCGGCAATTTTGACAGAAGTATTTGATTATAAACTCTTTAAAAAAGAAGGAAATCGTTATCGTTATATTACCGATGCCGTTGAAAATGCAGCTATTGTTGACTTGGTAGAATTACCCGACGAGCACCGTGGCTTAGTAGCAGGCGGTATTGTTCACCATGTGGCTTTTAGGGTGAAAAACGACGAAGTGTTGATGAAATTCCGTGCCAAAATCGAAAGTCTTGGCTTGAATATTACACCACAGATTGACCGAAATTATTTTCATTCGTTATATTTCAGAGAGCCAGGCGGCGTTTTGTTTGAAATAGCTACCGACAACCCAGGATTTACCGTTGATGAGCCTTTGGAAGAACTAGGTCAAAACTTGAAACTCCCTGCTCAATACGAGTCAAGACGCAAAGACATAGAAAAACATCTTGTTTCACTTATTTAA